The genomic interval TTTCAAAAAATTCTATGTTTGGGTTCCTGAAGGTGCAAAAATCCAAGGACTAGAGGTATAAGATGGCAATTAAAACTTATAAACCGACTACTCCAAGTAGAAGATACATTACAAATGTAAGCAGTGATGATATTACAAGTAAGCCAACAGTTAGAGGTCTTTTAAAAAGAATTTCTGCAAAAGCTGGACGGAATAACCGAGGTAGAATCACTTCACGACACAAAGAGGCTGGAGCTAAAAAACTATACAGAATTATTGATTTCAAAAGAAATAAATTTGATGTAGTTGGAACAGTTGCAACAATCGAGTACGATCCGTACAGAAACTGCCGAATTGCTTTAATCAACTATGCTGATGGTGAAAAGAGATATATCTTACAACCAAAAGATTTAAAAGTTGGTGATAAAGTTGTTAGTGCATCTGAAGGTCTTGATGTTAAACCTGGTAATGCAATGAAATTGAAAAGTATTCCTGTGGGGACACTTGTTCATAACATCGAGATGAAACCTGGTAAAGGTGGTCAGATGGTTAGAAGTGCTGGTGGTTCTGCTCAAATCATGGGTCGAGAAGAGAAATATGTCATCTTAAGACTTCCAAGTGGTGAGATGAGAAAAATTCTTGGTGAATGTATTGCTACTATTGGAACTGTTGGTAATGAAGAGTACGGAAACATCGTTATCGGTAAAGCAGGAACAAACAGACACAGAGGGATTAGACCGCAAACAAGAGGGTCTGCAATGAACCCAATCGATCACCCACACGGTGGAGGTGAAGGTAAAACTAACTCTGGTAGAAATCCTGTTACTCCTTGGGGCTTCCCAACTAAAGGTGGTAAGACTCGACGGAAAAAAGCGAGTGATAAACTAATTATTTCTCGAAGAAAATCAAAGAAGGGTAACTAATGGCTAGATCAGTTAAAAAAGGTCCTTTTATAGATGGTCATCTCTTAAAGAAAGTTGTAACTGCTAAAGAGACGAAAAATAAAAAACCTATCAAAACTTGGAGTCGAAGAAGCACAATCATTCCAGATATGATTGGTTTAACTTTCAATGTTCATGATGGTAGAAAATTTATTCCTGTTTATGTAACTGAAAATCATGTTGGTTATAAACTAGGTGAATTTGCTCCGTCAAGAACTTTCAAAGGACACAAAGGTTCTGTCCAGAAAAAGATAGGTAAGTAACGGTATGGCAACAGCAACACTTAAATTTGTAAGACTCTCTCCAATTAAAGCTAGATTAATTGCAAGAGAAGTTCAGGGAATGAATGTAGAAGAGGCACTTGCTGCTCTCCAATTTACTCCAAACAAAGCTGCTGGAGTTATCTCTAAGGTAATCACTTCTGCCGTTGCAAACAGCGAAATTGATGCTGAAGATTTAATCATTAATTCTTGCCGAGTTGATAAAGGTCCTGAACTTAAAAGATTTAGACCAAGAGCAAGAGGTAGTGCTTCAGGAATTAGAAAACCTACATCTCATGTATTTGTAGAAGTTTTAGAAGCTAAGGGAGAATAGAGAATGGGTCAAAAAGTCAATCCAATTGGACTCCGATTAGGAATCAATAGAAATTGGGATTCAAGATGGTTTCCAACACGGGAAAAGGCTTCTGAATTTGTAGCTGAAGATCACAAAATCAGAAAATACCTTAAAAAACAACTTTATTATGCGGGAATCTCAAACATTATTATTGAGAGAACTGCTACAAAACTTCGAGTTACTCTTGTTGCTGCTCGACCTGGAATTATCATTGGTAAAAAAGGTGCGGACATTGATAAACTAAAAGTTTCACTTCAAAAGTTCATCAAACGAGAAGTTGCTGTAAATATTAAAGAGGAAAAACGACCTCAAGCATCTGCTCAACTTGCTGCTGAAAATGTTGCTACTCAACTTGAGAGAAGAGTTGCATTCCGAAGAGCGATGAAAAAGATGATTCAAAATGCTCAAAAAGCTGGAATCAAAGGTGTTAAAGTTGCAGTTGCTGGAAGACTTGGTGGTGCTGAAATGGCTCGAACTGAATGGTATATTGAGGGAAGAGTTCCACTTCACACATTAAGAGCGAAAATCGATTATGGTTTTGCTGAAGCAAACACAACTTACGGAATCATTGGTGTAAAAGTTTGGTTCTTTAAAGGTGAGGTTCTTACAAAAGGTATCCAGTCTGATGAAGCTGAGGCTCAAGAAGACAAAAGAAACCGAAAAGGTAAGAGAGCTCCCCGAAAAAGAGAAAGGAGATCATAAGTCATGTTAATGCCTAAAAGAATGAAGTTCCGAAAATATATGAAAGGGCGAAACCGAGGTAAAGCACAGCGGGGAAATAAGCTCAATTTTGGAACTATCGGTTTTAAAGCGACTGAAGCTGGACGAATTGACTCAAGACAAATTGAGGCTGCTCGGATTGCTATGACTCGAAAGGTGAAAAGACAAGCTAAAGTTTGGATTCGTGTTTTCCCTGATAAGCCACTAACTGCTAAACCACTCGAAGTAAGAATGGGTAAAGGTAAAGGTGGAATTGATCGATGGGTTATGAACATTAAGCCTGGTCGAGTTATTTTTGAGATGACTGGAGTTGATGAAGAGTTAGCTCGAGAGGCTCTACAACTTGGAATGAGCAAATTGCCTTTCAAAACTAAAATCGTTACAAAGGAGATGAGTCATGAAATTTACTGATTTAAAAGATAAATCTCTTGATGAGTTGAATAAACTTCTTGATGAGAAGAAGTTAGAGCTTTTTCAACTTAAAGTTAAAAAGCAGATGTCTCAACTCCAAAACACAGCTGAAATTCGAGTAGTCCGAAAAGACATTGCAAGAATCAATACAGCTATTACAGCTTTAAGTAAGGAAGCCTAATGGGTGAAGAGACAAGAGTTCCTCATAAGAGAGTAATTCAGGGTAATGTTGTGAAAATTGCTGGGGACAAG from Thiovulum sp. ES carries:
- a CDS encoding ribosomal protein L2, bacterial/organellar (PFAM: Ribosomal Proteins L2, RNA binding domain; Ribosomal Proteins L2, C-terminal domain~TIGRFAM: ribosomal protein L2, bacterial/organellar) is translated as MAIKTYKPTTPSRRYITNVSSDDITSKPTVRGLLKRISAKAGRNNRGRITSRHKEAGAKKLYRIIDFKRNKFDVVGTVATIEYDPYRNCRIALINYADGEKRYILQPKDLKVGDKVVSASEGLDVKPGNAMKLKSIPVGTLVHNIEMKPGKGGQMVRSAGGSAQIMGREEKYVILRLPSGEMRKILGECIATIGTVGNEEYGNIVIGKAGTNRHRGIRPQTRGSAMNPIDHPHGGGEGKTNSGRNPVTPWGFPTKGGKTRRKKASDKLIISRRKSKKGN
- a CDS encoding ribosomal protein S19, bacterial/organelle (PFAM: Ribosomal protein S19~TIGRFAM: ribosomal protein S19, bacterial/organelle) translates to MARSVKKGPFIDGHLLKKVVTAKETKNKKPIKTWSRRSTIIPDMIGLTFNVHDGRKFIPVYVTENHVGYKLGEFAPSRTFKGHKGSVQKKIGK
- a CDS encoding ribosomal protein L22, bacterial type (PFAM: Ribosomal protein L22p/L17e~TIGRFAM: ribosomal protein L22, bacterial type) — encoded protein: MATATLKFVRLSPIKARLIAREVQGMNVEEALAALQFTPNKAAGVISKVITSAVANSEIDAEDLIINSCRVDKGPELKRFRPRARGSASGIRKPTSHVFVEVLEAKGE
- a CDS encoding ribosomal protein S3, bacterial type (PFAM: KH domain; Ribosomal protein S3, C-terminal domain; Ribosomal protein S3, N-terminal domain~TIGRFAM: ribosomal protein S3, bacterial type), which codes for MGQKVNPIGLRLGINRNWDSRWFPTREKASEFVAEDHKIRKYLKKQLYYAGISNIIIERTATKLRVTLVAARPGIIIGKKGADIDKLKVSLQKFIKREVAVNIKEEKRPQASAQLAAENVATQLERRVAFRRAMKKMIQNAQKAGIKGVKVAVAGRLGGAEMARTEWYIEGRVPLHTLRAKIDYGFAEANTTYGIIGVKVWFFKGEVLTKGIQSDEAEAQEDKRNRKGKRAPRKRERRS
- a CDS encoding ribosomal protein L16, bacterial/organelle (PFAM: Ribosomal protein L16p/L10e~TIGRFAM: ribosomal protein L16, bacterial/organelle) — translated: MLMPKRMKFRKYMKGRNRGKAQRGNKLNFGTIGFKATEAGRIDSRQIEAARIAMTRKVKRQAKVWIRVFPDKPLTAKPLEVRMGKGKGGIDRWVMNIKPGRVIFEMTGVDEELAREALQLGMSKLPFKTKIVTKEMSHEIY
- a CDS encoding ribosomal protein L29 (PFAM: Ribosomal L29 protein~TIGRFAM: ribosomal protein L29), which codes for MKFTDLKDKSLDELNKLLDEKKLELFQLKVKKQMSQLQNTAEIRVVRKDIARINTAITALSKEA